ATGAAGATCGCATAGCCGttagtgatggtgatgatggAGACCacaatcaaagaaaaccacACGGTGTAGGGTTGCCCCCAAGTCTTGAAGGGCAACCTGTCGTATAACCCGTTGTAGAAAATCGCCTTGCGGAACCTGAGGTACGCGATGCAGCCGCATATCCAGCCCAGGAACCCGGAAATGGTGCTGATATTGGAGAACCAGTTGAAAACGTCTGCCGTTGACGACGACACGTTCAAGTAGGCCAAGCAAGAGCATAGGAAGGATGCGGCCACGGCCACGTAGGGAACCCCCCACCTGTTGATTTTGCCCAGGCACTTGGGTGCCTGGCCCGTCTGTGCCATGGTCAGCAGCGATCTCGTACTCGCGAACATAAACGCGTTGGCGGCGGACCACGCACTAGTCAAGATGCACCCGTTGATGATGTGGGGAAGGACCTTGATACCGGCGTTCTGGATCCCGATCACGAAGGGAGACGAACCCGCGCCCGGCTTGCCCTGCGCCAGCGCATTGACCAAGACCGGGTCGTTGTAGGGAACAATAACGGAGATGGACAGCGTCCCCAGAACGTAGAAGAAGATTAGTCTCCACACGAAGCGGCGCGAAGCCTTGGCAATGTTCCTACGTTGGTCCGCGCATTCTGCCGAAGTCATGCAGACTAGTTCCGGGCCCAGAATGAAGGCGAAGGCGCCCTTGATGATACCAGTGTAGATATCAGTGAAGTTACCCAGCGAGCCCCCGGTGAGATGGTGCGCGAAGGCGCCCGGATGTTGCCAGTAGCGGAACCCAAGACGGTCATGCTTGGGGCCACCGCCCCAAAACAAGATAAACGAGAGAATTATCAGCCCGACAATGCATAAGATCTTGATGGAGGCAAACCAAAACTCGGACTCACCGTACACCTTGACGGCGGAGAAGTTCAACAGCACGACCACCAATAAAAACACCGTGATCCAGACACCCTTGGGCACCGCGGTGGTCCAGTACTCCACCACACCTGACGCGGCCGTGCATTCGGCGGCCACTAAGATCACGTAGCAGTAGAAGTAGTTCCACCCCGTGGCAAAGCCCAGCGAGGCATCGACGTATCTAGTGACCAGGTTGGCCGTGGACCCGGCACTATCAGAACCGTCACCGGGCAAGAAGCACACCATTTCGCCGAGCGCGCACATGATCGGATAGATCACGGCGGAGATAATGATGTACGATATGAACAGCCCCCCGGGGCCGCAAGTGTGAAGCGTGGACGATGTCCCCACGAGCAGCCCCGTACCGATGGCACCACCGAGCGCGATAAGCTGCACGTGACGCGATTGCAGGCCTTGCTTCAGTTTGCGCGGCTCGTTGTCGCCGTCAGCGGAGGGCGACTTCTCCAAGTCCACGTCCATCACGAGTTCCTCGTGGATGGTACCGTTGGACGACGCGGACTGGTCCTTGGAGATCTTTTCCATGCGGATATCGTCATCTTTTTCGTTGTCGTAGCGCTGGTGGTTGTTGCGCGACCCGGAGGATGCCGACTCCGTTACCTGGACAACGTTGTCGTCCTTCTTGTCGCCGGCGCTGCTGCCGCCAACGTCGTCTGTGAAGGTGACGACGCCCGCGCTTTGTCGATTATTCTTATGAAAGGGCAATAGATTCACCATGGTGTATGCATTGATGGTTACTTGTGAGAAAAGATGAACTTAAGAgggaaaggaaaagaaacgaaatcgaaaagaaaatagtgtGTCCTATgtatacatacatatatatatgtatatatatatatatatatattgtgtgtgtgtgtgtatGTGTGAATGCATGGGGTACACACGGCAGCCAAGCGTGTAATTTGCATTCATGAATGTACAGATTAAGGCATATACATTAGTGTCCCATCCGCAGGCCCTGTAAGCTTGTGTTATCAGCACAGGATGGAGGGGTAAAACAGATAAAAACCCGGTGTAGTAGTGATAGCTGAGAGCAGGCACAATGATAACGATGTGTCCTAAACAGACCTTTTTCTGATAAGAGATATCGGGCAGCGGTGTAAAAGCGAAAAAAGCGACAGGCACGCGCGCGCGCGACCGCCTTAACGTCATAGCAAGCGCAATGAAAGGCCCCTTGCCTCTGTTTAGGGTGGCTCGCGGCGGAACAGCGCGAGCCAGACTCAGGTCCCTCGGGCTCCTCCCGGGCTGCCGGACAGAGCCGTGCCAGCAACGGCGGCTGTCGTCACGAACGCAAGATGCCGCGTCCACAGAACCACTGCCATTCAAACAAAGGACCCTGGGTCCCCTGACATGACAAGCCGCCATGCCACGGCCAGTTTGTGACAAAAGTTGAAGCGCGCGGGACTTGCCATTTCAGTATGAGACGGATGTCCGGCCATTGCGCGCGGGCTCGGCGTTCTTCTTCCCCCCCCTTCTCTCGATGCGCagaaaaaccaaaaaattcatataAAGGATATGTCTATCCCGGGTAAGAAGTTTCGGGGAAAAATTAATCAAAAAGCGACAAATTCGCCAGAAAgaaggggaaaaaaaaagtgcaTTTCTGCCAGAACGTTAGTAGCCAGCCATACCGCCCAACCCCTACCCTACCTACCCCAACCATGTCCAGTATCCCGACGTTGCTGAGCTCGATACGATCTGGAGTCCAGACCGTGTCTCCCGAGACGCATCAAGAAACGATTGCCGCGATCAACAAGTTCCAAGAGGATCCGGCACTGTTGGACGCCATACTGCCCAAATGCGTACCTCTTTTGGCCAACTCGTTCTTTCATGTGCCACCGCGTGAGCAAAGACTCGTTGCGGAGCTGTTCTACAATCTTGACAAGATCTCCCACGCACAGGTCCTTAAATCATTAGATACAAGTATTTTTAGACTAGACGACATTTTAAGCTATTTACAGGATCGAACGTCGCCCTCCTCTTTCGCCGATGTCTTGTGCGTCTATCTAAACCTATCTTGGCTGAGCGTCATCTTGCTCTCACCTTACACTTTTGAAGACAGGTTCCACAAAACGGTTCGGGTGTCGTCGGGGTTCGAAACGCACCCGATCTGCGTTCCTCCCATCAACAAGATCAAAGCTATTTTatacttcaaaaacttcacaCGTGACTTCGACCAGATACCGGAACCAGATCGATCAAACGTGCCCTTTCTCAACCAATTCCTGAAATTGTTCATTCGGTCTGCTCAAGCTGCAACCACCTATTTCTCGAACGAGAACTTGGCGCATTTGCAAGCGGTTGCACTGTCCAACCACGCAATAAAGCTGTTACCTAAACTATTCCAGGTTTCGTACAATCACGCCTCTCACGAAATTCTCGATGCCATAGTAGAGTTCTTCCAAGATCACCTAAACTCAAATTCCACGGATACGAGGTTCCAGTTGGCCCACTCCTTTGCCAAGATTATCAAGTTTCTCCAGCAGGTGGACCCGTCATCGTCCGTCGAGTTCACTGAAAACACCATCGAGAATACAATCTGCCTCTTACAGGACTCTTGGGAGTCCATCGACAGTAACGAGTTACACACTTCTCTCTTGATCATCGCTGAAGTGGCCCTGGCTAGAATCCTTCCTGTAGACTTGATCGACCGTGTTTTGGCTCAGATCATTCCCATGACCTGTCATTTCCAGCAATCCCGCTTTCAAATTATCAAGGGTCATCATATTAGAGATTCGacaaatttcatcatctggTCAATAATAAGATCAAACAGTAGCAACGATCTGACTGCTCAGACCCTACAATCACTATTGTCGCACCTGCTAATCAATGCCTTTTTCGACCCCGAATTAATAATCAGATATTCCAGTTTTGCCGCCTTGCAGGAATTAATGGGGAGGTCCAACAAATCTCTGGCACTGAACCAAGCAGATATAGCTTCCATACTGCAGGCAACCTGGAAAGACCTACCGAAATCGTTCGAGGAAAATTCAGGCCTAATCCGCACACTGTTCAATCCTGGAAACACCTCGAACACCTCTGTCTGCGTTTGGAGCATTTTTAACGATTGGGCATTCAGTTGGAATCTACTCGAAAATTTGCACCTGACCACGATGAAACTCAATATAGATTATAATTTACTTCCGCTAATCAAGTCACAGCTTCACTCACCTGATTTATTGCATGgcttattgaagaaatcggGAAAATCAGTCATCCAGAACTGTCAAATTTTGTACTTATATTTGAAactatttgaaaatgacgTATATCGCCCCGAGACGAGCCGAATTTGCGCTGACATTTATCATCACAagataaaatttcaatcgTTTGGCCAAGGAAAAAGACAATTTAATGATAATTCGCCCGAATTATTCCGgatttttgttattttgaaatactGGCAATTGATGGGAGAAAATGATTTCAACCAAGAactattttggaaatttgtGGAGATAATATCACCGCAGAAGAAATTAACCCTATACAATGAGTTTATCCCTACAATACAGCATATAATATCTCGATGCTGTGATCTCCATTACATGAGGGCCGCTCAATTAATCAAGTCAGGTAATGAATTGGCTTGCCACTCATTATGTCATCTACCTGACCAGGAGAAGATGTgttcccttttcttttcccaGTTTCCTTTATTAACATCACAGTCCAAATCAATCTTGATAGAAGAACTCGACAATCATTGGAACGATAAGATAAGTGTGCTCCCGCCAGATTTGTACCAGAAATTCCTCAAAACCATCGTCAATTGTCTTGATGACTATACGACAACTCAACAAGGTGATGTAGGACGTCTGGTAAGAATACAGGCCTTGCAATTTGCACAATCACATCCTGATTTACTATATGAAAACGATGATTTCGTCAGGCCAAAATTAACTAGGTTGATGGCGGAACCTGTACcagaaattaaaaaagcGAGTTTTCAATTACTCACTTCAACCGCCCCACAAATTGCAGAATTATCTGACTCTTTGATACTTGATTTTCAACACACGCAAGGTCAAAGCAACGAATTCTGGAAGGGCTACACAATTAGCGCAGGGGCAATAAACTTTGTAGACTCCCAACTAACTTCATCTATTGATTCCTTCATTGCATATTTTAGGTCTCTATCCTCTTCGCGACAATTGGAACTATGTAATGATTTGGTCAGAATAATCCCCAACGCTAAGCAAGTTGTTGagtcaaaaaaatatgattatAATAGAGATCCATCGACGGGCGGCATGAGATTTGATACTATCAAATTCGCCGTTAATTGCATAAAATTTTGGACAAGAATCATGGAATCTGGGTTGGTTATTTTACATCctaatttcaattttcagGGCGTTTTCGCCAAAGTTTACAACCTGCATTTATTAGATTATGGAACATTGAGAGTGAATGCGATCAAATTTCTCCCATTTTTAGCAATCTCTCATTACTTCACCATCAAGGAAACAACCGACCGAAAAGATCTATTCAATTTAGTCAATTTCACTTTAAAAAGGCTATTGGTTATTATGAAACGTGAATACACAGCAACGAAATTGAGATTCACGGGAGGCCAGAATATCGCTTTACAAGGAATATTCCAGATATTATTAGAATTAGATGCTACCAGACAACTCCAATCTTTACAAAAGGCCTGTGAGAATTCTGAATTTATGGATATATTAGATTCTGATATTACTTTATAGAGCGAAAGCATCAAATTTACATAGTCATTCTTTCTGTTGTGTTTGCCGAGATATTATATAAGACAACAAGTCCTCTATCCTTTTTGAATAAGATAAATCCAATACCAAATCATACCGCGCATCGTTTGCGGTAAAACAAGCTTGCATCCCAACTTCCTTGTCTCTTTTCGCTCTAcaatcttgaaaaacatcTGAATCCATATCGAATAGAGTTTTCCGCTCCCCAAAAATCCTACGCAATTTAAGTTTGTCGATCGGCTGAACGGTGTGTCCCTCTAAATCAATTGATTTAACATCGACATACGATTCGCTAACATCATCTGTTATCTGCAGGACTCTATCAGTATTTTCTCGTATATCAATTTCCAAGCTAGAAAGCCATGCAGAGATCGCATCTCCAATCTGTGTGGGCAACCTCCATGAAAACTTACCATTAAACTTATCGTACTGAAGGAATTTGTGACTGTGTGCaattaaaaaattgtaAAAGATGAAGTAGAAGAAATCACAGTCGGAGTAAGTTTTGCAAACTTTCAACAtcgaaagaaaatcatGGACACTAAACTGATAGTCCATTCTATTCAATTGATTGAACAATGTCAACAGAGCGACCTTGGTACAGGTCGCTTGAGACATAGCATGAAAGAAGCAATGAATGCCGgagttttctttgttccCAATTATATTCTCTGTCAGTAAAAATGGTTTCCATAATTCTCTTTCATATACTATATGCTCAACTAACGAAAGcacaaaattgaaatttttataGAGAGATAAGTGAGCGAGTaaaatattaatgaaaagTGCTTTTAAAGGTAAAGGCATACATTCAGCCCGCATCTGCTCATCCATTTCATTGATGTATCGTCTCCATACGCCTAGGCTTGACGGTAAATCGCCTAATTTGAACGATaaagattgaagaaatgcCCCTTGTTTGAAGGgctgaaaatttctttttgataaaaaatgcATGCACTCCTTtaaatcaatttcaaatggCAATTTTTCCAGTCCGAATTGTTTAATGTTAGTGGAGGCTAAGGATAAtctattcaaaatttcaatgacTTTTAGGCAAGAGTGATTTTCACACAACTGCAcgagatttgaagaatcaTGCGGATCAAGGTGAAGGTTCCAATTAGAATACAAACTTGTCAACATATGACACGCTTCACCTTCCATGTCCTGTGCTATCAAGATTTCTAAAGTCTTGATAAAACATGGACGGAATAATTCTAGGATTTGAATATCCCTATCACGTTTCTTCGGGTTAGTTACAGTAAAATCGAATATGCACGAGGGCAAGCTTTCCACTACACTTGTCCATTGGGATGTCTCCACATAAAATGCTAACTGAGATAACTTGATCAACAACTGACCTTCGGAATTTTCCGTAAATAGTCCTTGCATTACCTTTAAGTAATAGTTCGACTGTGACTTAGCGACCAAAAAAGCGCAATTCCTCAAAAACTTAGGGTTTGACTGAAATTCCTCTTTCCCCGTAAATGCTTTCGCTTTAAggaaataataatgatcCAATAATTGTAGGGAAAACTTAGCTAGTGCAATCTTGTCATTTACGGGCCGGAGCGATATATTATAGAGCATGTTGGATAGTTCATGAAAAAACTCCAAAGGTAACCGACCATATGGCAATGTATCAATTGGTCGACCCATTTTATTCAACCATATTATATGGCCTGTACCAATGCGATTCAACAATGCAAAATACAGGGCAGGATTATAAGCAGTACGAAGCTTTTGTAGGGTAGTCAATACTACGCTTAATCTTAAATTTACATTTCGAAGTTTACCCTCTTTCAGTTTATCTTTCCTTGTTAGTGCATCCTTCAACCATTTATCCGTGATGGagtttgttcttttgaCGTTAGGGGAACGTTGGTACAATGGTGACCTTCGCTCTAGTTGCGGCGATAGTAATTCAGGGGTGTTTAGAGAttctttgatcaatttACCAATATGGGTAGATGAACATCTTCTAAAAATAAATTTCATGTTCTATCCCCTATACTattagcatttttttcccgcTGTTTCTAAAAGAGAAGGGCTACTGTTACTTACAAACATACAATCAATTTATGCTGCGCGTAGCGCTTGGCTTTTCATCTTGCATCGCGTgcaatgttttttttgaacaaatcaTTACTCtaaaactttcttctttttgggtATTGCCTGAGAAATAACAACGCTTTTAggtaattttcttttccaatctGAAGTTATACTTTCTAATTTAGGACCTTCGTTATTGcatagtatttttttgtaatataGCCTTTCCAGTTGACTCAAATGTTTTGCGATCCAGACATGTTCAAGACTTTGCTTACTATTTAATCGTTTAGCTACATCTGTTTGCAAAAGTTCTTTGACAAAACTCTTAGCACTGTCGGAAACTATGTCCCACTGctttattttgaaattaaGTTTCCCAACTTTTGCATTCTGAATAATACATCTCTCAGAACCATCACCGTAAAATGGAGAGATTCCCGTTAACATAATGTGTGTAATAACGCCCAGGGACCATAGGTCGCACTTGCTATCGTAACCTCGTTGCTCTAGAGTAGCTGCTCTTGAGAAGCTTTGATAAGCTTTTCTATTTGCTCTAAACCCAACTTCTGGAGCACAATATTCTGGTGTTCCCACGACTGTATGCATCCTTTCTTTGTTAGAACTCAAATCTTTAGCTATGCCAAAATCTGCCAAGACGATTCTAGTACATGGCTCCGGCGTGcataataaaatattatcgAGTTTCAGGTCACGATGGACAATACCTTGATCGTGAAGATAGTTTAACGCTTGCAATATCTGAAAGACAACCAGTAAAGATTCCGTTTCAGACATGGAAGTTAAACAATCTCCTTTAGCCAGGTGAGAGAAGAGATCGCCGCCAGGAATTAAATCCTGGAATATATAAAGGTGATTGTTCTTGTCACAAAAAGTGTGGTAGACTTTGATAATATTCGGATGATCCAGTCTTAAGAGGATTCGAGCctctttatcaaatttgttTGGTTTGAGTTTTATAATCTTGACAGCATAATTTTCAGGGTGATAGCAAACatcatcttttctttcctttgaaTTATGCGTGATCAAGACATGGCCAAACGTGCCATTTCCGACTATCCTATTTGTTATTTCCCACTGATCTACTTCTCTCAAGAAACCCATTTGATCCAAAAGTTTTGGGTCCAGAGAGGACTGTAAATCATCATTAATCATAAAAACCAgctgtatttttttactgtcgttttcttcatttccTTGAGATAATTCGACAGTATCAGAATCTTTTAAAAGGTACGTTTTATCCCTTTTCAGAAGTAAACCGTTCAAATATGTCCCATTCAAAGAACAATCTTTAACGTAAAACATCGGAATGCTATcctcatcaaaaaatacGCACCAAAACACACAATGAATGGAGGATATTGAGGGATTGGTTAGAACTAGCTGGCATTccttattatttcttcctaCTTTCACGAGCTGGTGCTTTACTATAGGTATTACTTGTTCTGTGTGATAGCCGCCGACGTTTACTTCCAAGTGAGCAGCAGCTATACCCCCTGCATCCACCTGAATACCATTTTTAGTTGTAAAATCAGAGCTACCTAACGATCCCATTTGCCTCTCCTTATTGCCGTTGTTACTCTCGTCCTGTAATAATCAAAAAGCGCAGGAATTAGCAGAAAGAGATAGATTATTGTCCTTTTATATTAAGAAGTAAAAGGAATAGCCGCCGAAATTTAGCCGCCATAATCACTTTTTAACCCGGCCAGAATTCATGATATTCTTTACGGTTGGAACTTCTTGATGAACCGGTAAAATTACAGGGGATAGTCTAGAATAAAGGAGGGGAAAAGCTTGATTAAGATGAGTGGAACCAATAAAGTTCTGTTATAATTTAATATTCTTAAAGACGAGACGCTACTTGTTTTTCACATagatgcttttttttttacgcTTTATGCCTCTTGCAACATTGCTCTTGCCCATAATAATAAGTAGCACAAGATTTTGTCCCTACTGATACTTTGATAATTTGCCATAGTATTGCTTTATTCTGATCGTGCCGTGGCCCCTTTTAAACTAGCTGAATTGGCTCCTTCTCGCTCTCTTACGCACTACGCGCATCAAGCAGGAAGAAACAACCACGTCGTTGATGAATATTTCCATAGGAAGACTACATAAAAAAGGTAAAGATTAACAATATTTAGGTGAAGAAACAATAAACTAATCGCTGTAAATAATTTAATTACAAAGcgagaaaacaaaaaaaccaaaaataagGGATTATAGCATAATATAGCGATGTCTGAACCGAATACACCTCTGCATGCCCAACCGAATGAACAGCTGGACCTGAATAACCTGAACGATCTGGATGAAAAAGACATTGATGATTTGAACTTGGACCCAAACTCTGACATAGAGGCAACTGCAGATTTCGACGTTGTCGCGAATTCGAACATTAACGATACCGTCTGGCAATGT
The DNA window shown above is from Saccharomyces kudriavzevii IFO 1802 strain IFO1802 genome assembly, chromosome: 15 and carries:
- the PUT4 gene encoding proline permease PUT4 (similar to Saccharomyces cerevisiae PUT4 (YOR348C); ancestral locus Anc_7.44): MVNLLPFHKNNRQSAGVVTFTDDVGGSSAGDKKDDNVVQVTESASSGSRNNHQRYDNEKDDDIRMEKISKDQSASSNGTIHEELVMDVDLEKSPSADGDNEPRKLKQGLQSRHVQLIALGGAIGTGLLVGTSSTLHTCGPGGLFISYIIISAVIYPIMCALGEMVCFLPGDGSDSAGSTANLVTRYVDASLGFATGWNYFYCYVILVAAECTAASGVVEYWTTAVPKGVWITVFLLVVVLLNFSAVKVYGESEFWFASIKILCIVGLIILSFILFWGGGPKHDRLGFRYWQHPGAFAHHLTGGSLGNFTDIYTGIIKGAFAFILGPELVCMTSAECADQRRNIAKASRRFVWRLIFFYVLGTLSISVIVPYNDPVLVNALAQGKPGAGSSPFVIGIQNAGIKVLPHIINGCILTSAWSAANAFMFASTRSLLTMAQTGQAPKCLGKINRWGVPYVAVAASFLCSCLAYLNVSSSTADVFNWFSNISTISGFLGWICGCIAYLRFRKAIFYNGLYDRLPFKTWGQPYTVWFSLIVVSIITITNGYAIFIPKYWKVADFIAAYVTLPIFLVLWLGHKLYTRTWHQWWLPVSEIDVTRGLVEIEEKSREIEELRLPPTSIKDKFMDTLL
- the CIN1 gene encoding Cin1p (similar to Saccharomyces cerevisiae CIN1 (YOR349W); ancestral locus Anc_7.43), with translation MSSIPTLLSSIRSGVQTVSPETHQETIAAINKFQEDPALLDAILPKCVPLLANSFFHVPPREQRLVAELFYNLDKISHAQVLKSLDTSIFRLDDILSYLQDRTSPSSFADVLCVYLNLSWLSVILLSPYTFEDRFHKTVRVSSGFETHPICVPPINKIKAILYFKNFTRDFDQIPEPDRSNVPFLNQFLKLFIRSAQAATTYFSNENLAHLQAVALSNHAIKLLPKLFQVSYNHASHEILDAIVEFFQDHLNSNSTDTRFQLAHSFAKIIKFLQQVDPSSSVEFTENTIENTICLLQDSWESIDSNELHTSLLIIAEVALARILPVDLIDRVLAQIIPMTCHFQQSRFQIIKGHHIRDSTNFIIWSIIRSNSSNDLTAQTLQSLLSHLLINAFFDPELIIRYSSFAALQELMGRSNKSLALNQADIASILQATWKDLPKSFEENSGLIRTLFNPGNTSNTSVCVWSIFNDWAFSWNLLENLHLTTMKLNIDYNLLPLIKSQLHSPDLLHGLLKKSGKSVIQNCQILYLYLKLFENDVYRPETSRICADIYHHKIKFQSFGQGKRQFNDNSPELFRIFVILKYWQLMGENDFNQELFWKFVEIISPQKKLTLYNEFIPTIQHIISRCCDLHYMRAAQLIKSGNELACHSLCHLPDQEKMCSLFFSQFPLLTSQSKSILIEELDNHWNDKISVLPPDLYQKFLKTIVNCLDDYTTTQQGDVGRLVRIQALQFAQSHPDLLYENDDFVRPKLTRLMAEPVPEIKKASFQLLTSTAPQIAELSDSLILDFQHTQGQSNEFWKGYTISAGAINFVDSQLTSSIDSFIAYFRSLSSSRQLELCNDLVRIIPNAKQVVESKKYDYNRDPSTGGMRFDTIKFAVNCIKFWTRIMESGLVILHPNFNFQGVFAKVYNLHLLDYGTLRVNAIKFLPFLAISHYFTIKETTDRKDLFNLVNFTLKRLLVIMKREYTATKLRFTGGQNIALQGIFQILLELDATRQLQSLQKACENSEFMDILDSDITL
- the MNE1 gene encoding Mne1p (similar to Saccharomyces cerevisiae MNE1 (YOR350C); ancestral locus Anc_7.42), whose amino-acid sequence is MKFIFRRCSSTHIGKLIKESLNTPELLSPQLERRSPLYQRSPNVKRTNSITDKWLKDALTRKDKLKEGKLRNVNLRLSVVLTTLQKLRTAYNPALYFALLNRIGTGHIIWLNKMGRPIDTLPYGRLPLEFFHELSNMLYNISLRPVNDKIALAKFSLQLLDHYYFLKAKAFTGKEEFQSNPKFLRNCAFLVAKSQSNYYLKVMQGLFTENSEGQLLIKLSQLAFYVETSQWTSVVESLPSCIFDFTVTNPKKRDRDIQILELFRPCFIKTLEILIAQDMEGEACHMLTSLYSNWNLHLDPHDSSNLVQLCENHSCLKVIEILNRLSLASTNIKQFGLEKLPFEIDLKECMHFLSKRNFQPFKQGAFLQSLSFKLGDLPSSLGVWRRYINEMDEQMRAECMPLPLKALFINILLAHLSLYKNFNFVLSLVEHIVYERELWKPFLLTENIIGNKENSGIHCFFHAMSQATCTKVALLTLFNQLNRMDYQFSVHDFLSMLKVCKTYSDCDFFYFIFYNFLIAHSHKFLQYDKFNGKFSWRLPTQIGDAISAWLSSLEIDIRENTDRVLQITDDVSESYVDVKSIDLEGHTVQPIDKLKLRRIFGERKTLFDMDSDVFQDCRAKRDKEVGMQACFTANDARYDLVLDLSYSKRIEDLLSYIISRQTQQKE
- the MEK1 gene encoding serine/threonine protein kinase MEK1 (similar to Saccharomyces cerevisiae MEK1 (YOR351C); ancestral locus Anc_7.41), whose protein sequence is MGSLGSSDFTTKNGIQVDAGGIAAAHLEVNVGGYHTEQVIPIVKHQLVKVGRNNKECQLVLTNPSISSIHCVFWCVFFDEDSIPMFYVKDCSLNGTYLNGLLLKRDKTYLLKDSDTVELSQGNEENDSKKIQLVFMINDDLQSSLDPKLLDQMGFLREVDQWEITNRIVGNGTFGHVLITHNSKERKDDVCYHPENYAVKIIKLKPNKFDKEARILLRLDHPNIIKVYHTFCDKNNHLYIFQDLIPGGDLFSHLAKGDCLTSMSETESLLVVFQILQALNYLHDQGIVHRDLKLDNILLCTPEPCTRIVLADFGIAKDLSSNKERMHTVVGTPEYCAPEVGFRANRKAYQSFSRAATLEQRGYDSKCDLWSLGVITHIMLTGISPFYGDGSERCIIQNAKVGKLNFKIKQWDIVSDSAKSFVKELLQTDVAKRLNSKQSLEHVWIAKHLSQLERLYYKKILCNNEGPKLESITSDWKRKLPKSVVISQAIPKKKKVLE